A window from Littorina saxatilis isolate snail1 linkage group LG9, US_GU_Lsax_2.0, whole genome shotgun sequence encodes these proteins:
- the LOC138976740 gene encoding gastrula zinc finger protein XlCGF57.1-like — translation MEEGDAGVVSDVKIEIDVAEDMPQCCYRTEQLQYVPFMEVVVTDNTATMPTVQTLEGQAAVNTHRDIWLKQEILTPVTQTAVNSGSDTWLKQEIQTLETLTAVNSGSDTWVKQEIQTLETQTAISTHSDTWLKQETQTPETQTAVSPHSDTWLKQETQTPETQTAISTHSDTWLKQETQTPNTQTAVSTHIDTWLKQETQTPETQTAISTHSDTWLKQEIQTLETQTAVSTRIDTWLKQEIQTPATQTAVSTHSDTWLKQEIQTPETQTAVSMLTHTGERKHVCTECDAKFTVSCNLKRHMLTHTGEKKHACTECDARFTQSGHLKRHMLTHTGEKNHACTECDAKFTRFSKLKHHMVRHTGEKKHACTECDAKFTVSCNLKRHMLTHTGEKKHACTECDARFTQSGTLKRHMLTHTGEKKHACTECDAKFSQSNQLKRHMLTHTGEKKHSCTECDARFTQSGTLKGHMLKHTGERKHACTECDAKFSVSGSLKRHMLRHTGEKRHACTVCDAKFFQFSELKQHMVRHTGKKKYACTECDAKFTVSCSLKRHMLRHTGEKRHACTVCDAKFTQSGNLKQHMVRHIGEKKHACTECDAKFIQFGDLKQSINQYQSI, via the coding sequence TGCCTTTCATGGAGGTTGTGGTCACAGACAACACAGCTACCATGCCTACAGTGCAGACATTGGAAGGACAAGCTGCAGTCAACACTCACAGGGATatctggctgaaacaagagatactgACACCAgtaacacagactgcagtcaactctggcagtgatacctggctgaaacaagagatacagacactagAAACACTGACTGCAGTCAACTCTGGCAGTGATACCTGggtgaaacaagagatacagacactagaaacacagactgcaatcagcactcacagtgatacctggctgaaacaagagacacagacaccagaaacacagactgcagtcagccctcacagtgatacctggctgaaacaagagacacagacaccagaaacacagactgcaatcagcactcacagtgatacctggctgaaacaagagacacagacaccaaacacacagactgcagtcagcactcacattgatacctggctgaaacaagagacacagacaccagaaacacagactgcaatcagcactcacagtgatacctggctgaaacaagagatacagacactagaaacacagactgcagtcagcactcgcattgatacctggctgaaacaagagatacagacaccagcaacacagactgcagtcagcactcacagtgatacctggctgaaacaagagatacagacaccagaaacacagactgcagtcagcatGTTAACCCATACAGGAGAGAGAAAACATGtgtgtacagagtgtgatgcaaAGTTCACAGTGTCTTgtaatttgaagcgacacatgttaacccatacaggagagaaaaaacatgcatgtacagagtgtgatgctaggttcacacagtctggtcatttgaagcgacacatgttaacccatacaggagagaaaaaccatgcatgtacagagtgtgatgctaagtTCACACGGTTTAGTAAATTGAAGCATCACATGGTGAgacatacaggggagaaaaaacatgcatgtacagagtgtgatgctaagtTTACAGTGTCTTgtaatttgaagcgacacatgttaacccatacaggagagaaaaaacatgcttgtacagagtgtgatgctaggttcacacagtctggtactttgaagcgacacatgttaacacatacaggagagaaaaaacatgcatgtacagagtgtgatgctaagtTTTCACAGTCTAATCaattgaagcgacacatgttaacccatacaggagagaaaaaacattctTGTAccgagtgtgatgctaggttcacacagTCTGGTACTTTGAAGGGACACATGTTGAAACATACAGGGGAGAGAAAACATgcttgtacagagtgtgatgctaagtTTTCAGTGTCTGGttctttgaagcgacacatgttgagacatacaggagagaaaagacATGCATGTACAGTGTGTGATGCTAAGTTCTTTCAGTTTAGTGAattgaagcaacacatggtgAGACATACAGGGAAGAAAAaatatgcatgtacagagtgtgatgctaagtTTACAGTGTCTTGttctttgaagcgacacatgttgagacatacaggagaaaaaagACATGCTTGTACAGTGTGTGATGCTAAGTTCACACAGTCTGgtaatttgaagcaacacatggtgAGACATATAGGGGAGAAAAAACATgcttgtacagagtgtgatgctaagtTCATACAGTTTGGTGATTtgaagcaatcaatcaatcaatatcaatcaatatga